One Oryza sativa Japonica Group chromosome 8, ASM3414082v1 DNA window includes the following coding sequences:
- the LOC4344466 gene encoding glycolipid transfer protein 2: MEVRREEMMEKGKSELRIAMEELSLPCPGDDEDEQQQRQKRSSTMDLLCVSKHIIHVLDEIGPTLLVLRQDIQQNVQRLQDVLARDPSKYSSLTAIVTEEVEEGTSKKANSCTRAILWLARSINFSKHLLEGLLNTCDQSSLREIVEKAYITTLKPWHGWISSAAYRVAQKLIPEKEIFIALLMGNCQEFEVFAKDVKVLLSIVQPLIEEANAVLVKHNLDKLKST; the protein is encoded by the exons ATGGAGGTGAGGAGGGAAGAGATGATGGAGAAGGGCAAGTCTGAGCTGAGGATAGCCATGGAGGAGCTGTCCTTGCCATGTCCAGGAGATGATGAGGATGAGCAGCAGCAGAGGCAGAAAAGGTCATCTACCATGGACCTTCTCTGTGTCTCCAAGCACATCATCCATGTCCTTG ATGAGATTGGACCGACTTTACTAGTCCTGAGGCAAGACATTCAGCAAAATGTTCAG AGATTACAGGATGTGCTTGCAAGGGACCCTTCCAAATATTCAAGCCTGACAGCAATAGTGACAGAGGAAGTGGAGGAAGGGACCTCAAAGAAGGCCAATAGCTGCACCAGAGCTATTCTTTGGTTGGCTAG GTCGATAAATTTCTCAAAACATTTACTGGAGGGGTTGCTTAACACCTGTGATCAGTCGAGCCTCAGAGAGATCGTCGAAAAGGCGTATATTACTACATTGAAGCCATGGCATGGTTGGATCTCATCAGCTGCTTACAGG GTGGCACAGAAGCTCATTCCGGAAAAGGAGATCTTCATAGCATTGCTGATGGGGAACTGTCAGGAATTTGAGGTTTTCGCAAAAGATGTGAAGGTCTTGCTCTCCATTGTCCAGCCCCTCATAGAAGAGGCCAATGCAGTTTTG GTAAAGCATAATTTGGACAAGCTGAAATCCACATAG